One segment of Anatilimnocola aggregata DNA contains the following:
- a CDS encoding bifunctional folylpolyglutamate synthase/dihydrofolate synthase encodes MPATLAVVDRDSALEFLFGRINYERTTQIPYRTGGLKLERMQQLLQIVGDPHIGMPVVHVAGTKGKGSTATMVARILQTAGYRTGLYTSPHLERLEERFVINGLTCSEPEFVRLAADLQAATYQLEARDPLNRTPTFFEITTTMGLLHFARSRADVVVLEVGLGGRLDSTNICRPTVCAITSISFDHVRQLGNSLAAIAREKAGIIKPGIPVVSSVCEAEPREVIERIAAEQNSPLIQRDVDFTSSILTDQQSAATQLLYREPGGPAAASYQLGPLPIGMIGEHQALNAATAIATVRQLPHQRFTIHDAAIRQALWEAKCPARVEVLQQRPTVIVDVAHNVASIAALIEALTQRFIARRRILVFASSRDKDTSGMLKLLLPKFDHVVLTKFVNNPRAVEPEELRVWAQQALLGSGHSPQLELTAEPQAAWQRARALAQADDLVCITGSFFLAAELLPTLHQASP; translated from the coding sequence ATGCCCGCCACGCTTGCCGTCGTCGATCGCGATTCGGCTCTGGAATTTCTCTTCGGTCGCATCAATTACGAGCGGACGACGCAAATCCCCTATCGCACCGGCGGGCTCAAGCTCGAGCGGATGCAGCAGCTGCTGCAAATTGTCGGCGACCCTCACATCGGCATGCCCGTCGTGCATGTGGCGGGAACCAAGGGGAAGGGCTCGACGGCGACCATGGTCGCCCGCATCCTGCAAACTGCCGGCTATCGCACCGGGCTTTATACTTCGCCCCATCTCGAACGGCTCGAAGAGCGGTTCGTCATCAACGGGCTGACGTGCAGCGAACCGGAGTTCGTTCGCCTGGCGGCCGACCTGCAAGCCGCCACTTATCAACTCGAAGCGCGCGACCCGCTCAATCGCACGCCAACTTTTTTCGAAATCACCACGACGATGGGGCTGCTCCACTTTGCCCGCTCGCGGGCCGACGTTGTCGTGCTAGAAGTGGGACTCGGTGGTCGGCTCGATTCGACCAACATCTGCCGCCCTACGGTGTGCGCAATCACGAGCATCAGCTTCGATCACGTTCGGCAGTTGGGTAACTCACTGGCCGCGATCGCGCGCGAGAAGGCCGGCATTATCAAGCCCGGCATACCAGTTGTTTCGAGCGTCTGCGAAGCCGAACCGCGTGAGGTAATCGAGCGTATTGCTGCGGAACAGAACTCCCCGTTGATTCAGCGGGACGTTGATTTCACCAGCTCGATTCTTACGGATCAACAGTCAGCTGCCACGCAGTTGCTTTATCGCGAACCTGGCGGACCCGCTGCTGCCAGTTATCAACTGGGGCCACTTCCGATCGGCATGATTGGCGAACATCAGGCCCTCAATGCCGCGACGGCAATCGCTACTGTCCGGCAACTGCCGCACCAGCGGTTTACGATCCACGATGCCGCCATTCGCCAGGCCCTGTGGGAAGCGAAGTGTCCCGCGCGCGTCGAAGTCCTGCAGCAGCGGCCGACAGTGATTGTCGATGTCGCTCATAATGTGGCTTCGATCGCGGCATTGATCGAGGCACTCACGCAGCGTTTCATCGCGCGGCGGCGGATCCTGGTGTTTGCGAGCAGTCGCGACAAAGACACCAGCGGCATGTTGAAACTATTGCTCCCGAAGTTCGATCACGTGGTGCTGACGAAGTTCGTCAACAATCCACGCGCGGTCGAGCCCGAAGAGTTGCGTGTGTGGGCCCAGCAGGCGCTCCTTGGCAGCGGTCACTCGCCGCAGCTTGAATTGACTGCTGAACCCCAAGCCGCATGGCAACGCGCTCGGGCACTGGCCCAAGCCGATGATCTCGTTTGTATCACCGGCTCGTTCTTTCTTGCCGCGGAATTGCTCCCCACACTGCATCAGGCCTCCCCATAA
- a CDS encoding sugar phosphate isomerase/epimerase family protein, with the protein MKLGFVTAILADLSLTEVAAFASENDFECIEVMCWPVSKAERRYAGVTHIDVTDMTPAKASEVHKVLTTARVEISGLGYYPNPLSPDAAEAAKCVEHLKKVIVAAPLLGLSRVNTFIGRDWTKSVDDNWPRLIETWQPIVALAKERGVKIGIENCPMSFTKDEWPGGKNIATSPKIWRRLFNDLGSEHLGLNYDPSHMIWQQMDYLQPLREFKDQLFHVHAKDVRIDQHKLNDVGILAHPNEYHTPKLPGLGDVNWGRFFSVLSEVGYRGPVCVEVEDRAYEDSLQARQRSLRQSAIYLRQFIGR; encoded by the coding sequence ATGAAGCTCGGTTTTGTCACCGCCATTCTCGCCGATCTCTCGCTCACCGAAGTAGCTGCGTTTGCCTCCGAGAATGATTTCGAATGTATCGAAGTGATGTGCTGGCCCGTAAGTAAGGCCGAACGACGTTACGCCGGTGTGACGCACATCGATGTCACGGATATGACGCCGGCAAAAGCGAGCGAGGTGCACAAAGTGCTGACGACCGCGCGGGTCGAGATCAGCGGGCTCGGGTATTATCCGAACCCCCTTTCGCCGGATGCTGCCGAAGCGGCGAAATGCGTGGAACATCTCAAGAAAGTAATCGTTGCTGCGCCGTTACTCGGCCTCTCGCGGGTAAACACCTTCATTGGCCGCGACTGGACGAAATCGGTCGACGACAACTGGCCTCGCCTCATCGAAACGTGGCAGCCGATCGTCGCCTTGGCGAAAGAGCGGGGCGTGAAGATCGGCATCGAGAATTGCCCGATGTCGTTTACGAAAGATGAATGGCCCGGTGGCAAGAACATCGCCACTTCGCCTAAGATCTGGCGGCGCTTGTTCAACGATTTGGGCAGCGAACACCTCGGACTTAATTACGATCCGTCGCACATGATCTGGCAGCAGATGGATTACCTGCAGCCGCTGCGCGAGTTCAAGGACCAACTCTTTCACGTGCATGCCAAGGACGTCCGGATCGACCAGCACAAGTTGAACGACGTCGGCATCCTCGCTCATCCCAACGAATATCACACCCCTAAATTGCCGGGCCTGGGCGATGTGAACTGGGGTCGCTTTTTCTCGGTGCTCAGTGAGGTTGGCTACCGTGGGCCGGTCTGTGTCGAAGTCGAAGACCGGGCCTATGAAGACTCGTTGCAAGCCCGCCAACGCTCGCTGCGGCAGAGTGCCATCTACTTGCGGCAGTTCATCGGACGATAG
- a CDS encoding carboxypeptidase-like regulatory domain-containing protein — protein sequence MCESWISQSRIAASVIGLTLLTLSGCADPGAGSNLPPLTKVTGTVRFQGQSVEGADVTFNNVSAGYSANAKTDSAGRFVLTTSGKEGAVPGQQLVSIRRVDVIDNTPPGVDPTAGGIAPPPTINWIVPQKYSELATSGLTAEVTDSGPNDFQFDLK from the coding sequence ATGTGCGAAAGCTGGATTTCTCAATCACGAATTGCTGCGAGCGTTATCGGCCTGACGCTGCTGACCTTAAGCGGCTGCGCCGATCCCGGGGCTGGCAGCAATCTTCCCCCGCTCACCAAGGTGACGGGAACGGTTCGCTTCCAAGGCCAGAGCGTGGAAGGGGCCGATGTCACTTTCAACAATGTCTCGGCGGGTTACTCGGCGAACGCCAAGACCGACTCGGCGGGACGGTTTGTGCTAACAACCAGTGGTAAGGAAGGGGCAGTTCCCGGTCAGCAACTGGTGAGCATTCGTCGCGTCGATGTGATCGACAACACGCCCCCGGGTGTCGATCCAACCGCGGGGGGCATCGCACCTCCGCCGACCATCAACTGGATCGTCCCTCAGAAATACTCAGAACTGGCGACTTCTGGCCTGACCGCCGAAGTGACCGACAGCGGCCCGAACGATTTTCAGTTCGATTTGAAATGA
- a CDS encoding YbaN family protein, with product MMRAILMIAGGCCVLLALAGAVLPVLPCTPFVLLAAACFARSSNRALRRLRRLPLLGTVLRDWEQHRGMRPAAKFAALCLALATPVITFTLNPQLSIPLGVSLLGGLVAVIVVCRLPTVRRAVSEDATADTAKIKSGRSNKLRMAA from the coding sequence ATGATGCGCGCCATCTTGATGATCGCCGGCGGTTGCTGCGTGCTCTTGGCCTTGGCCGGAGCAGTGCTGCCGGTGTTGCCGTGCACTCCCTTCGTGCTGCTGGCTGCGGCCTGCTTTGCCCGCAGCAGCAATCGGGCCTTGCGCCGCCTGCGTCGCCTACCGCTGCTCGGGACTGTGCTTCGCGACTGGGAACAACATCGCGGCATGCGCCCCGCTGCCAAGTTCGCGGCGCTCTGTCTGGCGCTCGCCACCCCGGTCATCACGTTCACGCTCAATCCGCAGCTCAGCATTCCGCTGGGCGTGTCACTACTCGGCGGGCTCGTCGCCGTGATTGTGGTCTGTCGTTTGCCGACGGTACGACGTGCCGTGAGTGAGGATGCGACCGCCGACACGGCCAAGATCAAGAGTGGCCGCAGCAACAAACTGCGCATGGCCGCTTAG
- a CDS encoding Gfo/Idh/MocA family protein: MSFGVALIGTGFIGPIHLEALRRAGQQVVGILGSSPARSQSAAEKYGIPRGYASLDELLYDPRVQAVHVTSPNRYHAEQTAAALRAGKHVLCEKPLAMTSQESADLVKLAAETGLHAGVCYNVRFYPLCHEARARVLAGEAGKLLHVTGSYVQDWLLHETDFNWRVLASEGGPLRAIADIGTHWLDLIQFIMAEEVTSVCADLQTVHPIRKRPRGMTSVETFQADRATPVHDEEVSIDTEDAGNILLQFASGAKGNLHVSQTTAGRKNCIRYELAGRSESLAWNSERPNELWIGQRDRASELLVRDPALLSPLARGIAAYPGGHNEGFSDSFKQLFRSFYGSLDKPATSAAQPYPTLAEGHREILLCEAILRSHASRGWVEV, from the coding sequence ATGTCGTTTGGCGTCGCCCTGATCGGCACGGGCTTTATCGGGCCCATCCATCTCGAAGCACTCCGCCGCGCGGGCCAGCAGGTGGTGGGAATTCTCGGTTCGTCGCCGGCGCGCTCGCAGTCTGCGGCCGAGAAATATGGCATTCCGCGGGGCTATGCGTCGCTGGACGAACTGCTGTACGATCCCCGGGTGCAGGCGGTTCACGTCACTTCCCCCAATCGCTATCACGCCGAGCAAACAGCTGCGGCCCTGCGAGCGGGCAAGCACGTGCTCTGCGAAAAACCGCTAGCCATGACGTCGCAGGAATCTGCCGACCTGGTGAAGTTGGCAGCTGAGACCGGGTTGCATGCCGGGGTCTGTTACAACGTTCGCTTCTATCCGCTCTGTCACGAAGCGCGTGCGCGAGTGCTAGCGGGCGAAGCTGGCAAGTTGCTGCACGTCACCGGCTCGTACGTGCAAGATTGGCTGCTGCACGAAACCGACTTCAACTGGCGCGTACTGGCCAGCGAAGGTGGTCCGCTGCGAGCAATTGCCGATATCGGCACGCATTGGCTCGACCTGATTCAATTCATCATGGCCGAAGAAGTCACGAGTGTGTGTGCCGACCTGCAAACGGTCCATCCGATTCGCAAGCGACCGCGGGGCATGACGAGTGTCGAAACCTTTCAAGCGGACCGCGCGACCCCCGTGCACGACGAAGAAGTCTCCATCGATACCGAAGATGCCGGCAATATCCTGCTGCAATTCGCCAGCGGCGCGAAAGGAAATCTACACGTTTCGCAAACAACGGCCGGCCGCAAGAACTGCATTCGTTACGAATTGGCCGGAAGAAGTGAATCGTTAGCCTGGAACAGCGAACGCCCGAACGAACTTTGGATCGGTCAGCGCGACCGAGCCAGCGAACTGCTCGTGCGCGATCCAGCACTATTGTCTCCGCTAGCGCGCGGGATCGCAGCCTACCCTGGCGGACACAACGAAGGCTTTTCCGATTCCTTCAAGCAACTATTTCGCTCCTTCTACGGCAGTCTCGATAAGCCGGCCACTAGCGCGGCGCAACCATATCCCACCCTGGCGGAAGGGCATCGCGAGATTCTGCTCTGCGAAGCGATTCTGAGGAGTCATGCGTCAAGGGGTTGGGTTGAGGTCTAA
- a CDS encoding site-2 protease family protein, with protein sequence MMDPVKPTDSPAPASTPLLASTTDVHDAAQPQVSDDGTVRYEPSAVTDITGDDRAAAGPRTIYYAVRLPLILFLLSCVSIFIAGCSHWWPQDVLTACLNQLNLTPLRRSILAEWPTGLAFMCSLLGILLAHEMGHFVMTMIYRVRATLPLVIPFPLSPIGTMGAVIVMEGGKANRREIFDIGIAGPLAGLIVAIPVLWLGITQLDLQEAAYGIVSVKPPLLMDWWLQAAHPGSWKSGAWLGQLNPYLMAGWTGLFFTGLNMFPVGQLDGGHITYCLLGRRAHWLARGLMVLTFAYFAYTGNTMLILMALLVMLMGTDHPPTSDDTVPLGWPRIILGWASLIIPIVCLTPEVMAIR encoded by the coding sequence ATGATGGACCCCGTTAAGCCTACCGATTCGCCTGCGCCAGCCTCGACGCCCCTGCTGGCGAGTACCACCGACGTGCATGATGCCGCGCAGCCTCAAGTGAGCGACGACGGAACCGTCCGTTACGAACCGAGTGCCGTCACCGACATCACGGGGGACGATCGCGCCGCAGCTGGTCCTCGCACCATTTACTATGCCGTGCGTTTGCCCCTGATTTTATTCCTGCTCAGTTGCGTGAGCATCTTTATTGCTGGCTGTAGTCACTGGTGGCCGCAGGATGTCCTCACCGCCTGTCTTAACCAGCTAAACCTGACGCCTTTGCGGCGGAGCATTCTGGCGGAGTGGCCCACGGGGCTGGCTTTCATGTGCAGTTTGCTCGGCATTCTGCTCGCGCACGAAATGGGACATTTCGTGATGACCATGATCTATCGCGTGCGAGCCACCTTGCCGCTGGTGATTCCATTCCCTCTATCTCCCATCGGCACCATGGGTGCCGTGATCGTCATGGAAGGCGGGAAGGCCAACCGTCGTGAGATTTTCGATATCGGCATCGCCGGTCCACTCGCCGGCCTCATCGTGGCGATTCCCGTGCTTTGGCTCGGCATCACACAACTCGATCTGCAAGAGGCCGCTTACGGCATCGTCTCAGTCAAACCGCCGCTGCTAATGGATTGGTGGCTGCAGGCCGCCCATCCCGGCAGTTGGAAATCAGGCGCTTGGCTCGGCCAGTTGAATCCCTACCTCATGGCAGGTTGGACGGGCCTCTTCTTCACCGGCCTGAACATGTTCCCTGTCGGTCAACTCGACGGCGGCCACATTACCTATTGCCTGCTCGGCCGCCGTGCCCATTGGCTCGCCCGCGGGTTAATGGTCCTTACGTTCGCGTATTTTGCTTACACCGGCAACACAATGTTGATCTTGATGGCCTTACTGGTGATGCTGATGGGAACGGACCACCCGCCAACCAGCGACGACACAGTGCCACTCGGCTGGCCCCGCATCATCCTGGGCTGGGCATCACTGATCATCCCCATCGTTTGCCTCACCCCCGAAGTCATGGCCATCCGCTAG
- a CDS encoding DUF1559 domain-containing protein → MARVVAVSRRSGFTLVELLVVIAIIGVLVALLLPAVQAAREAARRAQCMNNMRQWGLALHNYMDTFGAMPAGSGGTQGTGGNSRRISAYVGLLMFIEGRSLYEKMSSEQNFGGTTYPPFGPVPWDQNYDLWGKAFQVKSMHCPSDVPVGDPRGGRTVAMASTSYSFCVGDHVTGTGNQQAYQGRGLFGTYSYASFKNISDGTSNTIAISERCFPKDARSVSGRAVENLTGVNTNPSLCLAQVSPGTNRFLSSAAVSGYRFGGTRAYDGMPIYTGFNCILPPNGPSCQTGDANSVGVISAQSWHPGGVLACFADGSTRFITQTINAGNPGSAESLGGASPYGVWGALGTINGGEVAFVP, encoded by the coding sequence ATGGCACGCGTAGTTGCCGTTTCACGCCGGTCTGGCTTTACGCTCGTCGAATTGCTGGTTGTGATTGCCATTATCGGCGTGCTCGTCGCGCTCTTGTTGCCGGCCGTGCAAGCCGCCCGCGAAGCGGCCCGCCGCGCGCAGTGCATGAACAACATGCGGCAGTGGGGCCTCGCTCTGCATAACTACATGGACACCTTCGGCGCGATGCCAGCTGGCTCGGGTGGAACCCAAGGCACAGGAGGCAACAGTCGGCGGATCAGTGCCTACGTTGGCCTGTTGATGTTCATCGAAGGTCGATCGCTGTACGAGAAAATGAGTTCGGAGCAGAACTTCGGTGGCACGACATATCCACCGTTCGGGCCCGTTCCTTGGGATCAGAACTACGATCTATGGGGCAAGGCCTTCCAAGTGAAGAGCATGCATTGTCCGTCCGATGTGCCGGTGGGTGACCCGCGCGGCGGCCGCACTGTCGCCATGGCGTCCACCAGTTATTCCTTCTGCGTCGGTGATCACGTGACCGGTACCGGCAATCAGCAGGCCTATCAGGGGCGCGGGTTGTTTGGCACCTACAGCTATGCCAGTTTCAAAAATATTTCCGATGGCACCAGCAATACGATCGCGATCTCGGAAAGGTGTTTCCCCAAGGACGCTCGGAGCGTTTCCGGCCGCGCGGTGGAGAATCTGACGGGCGTCAATACCAACCCCTCGTTGTGCCTGGCACAAGTGAGCCCAGGTACGAATCGGTTTCTCTCCTCTGCCGCGGTGTCGGGTTATCGCTTTGGCGGTACTCGCGCGTACGACGGCATGCCCATCTATACCGGTTTCAATTGCATCCTCCCGCCGAATGGTCCTTCGTGCCAAACCGGTGATGCCAACTCCGTCGGCGTGATCTCGGCTCAGAGCTGGCACCCAGGCGGTGTGCTGGCGTGTTTCGCCGACGGCTCGACACGGTTTATTACTCAGACCATCAATGCCGGTAACCCGGGCTCGGCGGAGTCGCTCGGCGGGGCAAGCCCCTATGGTGTGTGGGGCGCTTTAGGAACGATCAACGGCGGCGAAGTGGCGTTTGTTCCTTAA
- a CDS encoding cyanophycinase, producing MSSRFSASLLFIGLLSTATLALAAENLPISPLNSLSLVDPAGIPGTLIVSGGGVPADDGIRARFMQIAGGKNARLVIIPTSRPRYEFEKDTPEFELKYIEPWRKYEPKSLTIFHTREAAEANSDEFVKPLQEATAVWFFGSNQNLHAASYLNTKVETELYNLLKRGGLIGGASAGAAIQSRVMIGGGKVVPEMATGFDLLPGAIVDQHFVARKRMPRLLKALEQKPGLWGVGIDEKTAVVVRGRKLEVIGESTATVLLPAGTGRPLREVVLKAGDTHDLVSLRRAALARATEAYLPTKWPTPEVKQGSLVIVGGGGMPKPVAEKFLELAGGLDAPIVVLPTAQEPVKPELEGAFLKRLGAKNIIVLPQTKRDEVESAAVIEALSTAKGVWFGGGRQWKFIDAYAGTKVEPLLREVIARGGVIGGSSAGATIQGDYLCRGSPLGNLEMMAEGYERGLGYLPGVAIDQHFAQRKRFGDMTQLMKFQPQLLGIGIDEATALVVRGSTAEVLGNSEVHFYDYRSGEPSGEKDYLSLKSGQKFDLAERKLVE from the coding sequence ATGTCTTCACGCTTCTCCGCTTCGCTGCTGTTCATCGGCCTGCTCTCGACTGCCACGCTTGCTCTGGCAGCCGAGAATCTGCCGATCTCGCCGCTGAACAGCCTCTCGCTGGTCGATCCCGCGGGCATTCCGGGCACACTCATTGTGAGTGGCGGCGGAGTACCTGCGGACGACGGGATTCGCGCGCGGTTCATGCAAATCGCCGGCGGCAAAAACGCCAGGCTGGTGATCATTCCCACCTCGCGCCCGCGCTATGAGTTTGAGAAAGACACGCCGGAGTTCGAACTGAAATACATCGAACCGTGGCGCAAGTACGAGCCCAAAAGCCTGACAATCTTTCACACCCGCGAAGCGGCCGAAGCCAACAGCGACGAATTTGTGAAGCCGCTGCAAGAAGCCACCGCTGTCTGGTTCTTCGGCTCCAATCAGAATCTGCATGCCGCTTCGTACCTGAACACAAAAGTCGAAACGGAACTGTACAACCTGCTGAAACGCGGCGGTCTGATCGGCGGAGCCAGTGCCGGCGCGGCGATTCAAAGTCGCGTGATGATCGGCGGCGGCAAGGTCGTACCCGAGATGGCCACAGGCTTCGACCTGCTTCCCGGGGCCATCGTCGATCAACACTTCGTCGCCCGCAAACGGATGCCACGATTGCTGAAAGCGCTCGAGCAGAAGCCCGGGCTGTGGGGTGTCGGGATCGATGAAAAGACAGCGGTCGTCGTCCGCGGACGCAAGTTGGAAGTCATCGGCGAGTCGACGGCGACCGTGCTGTTGCCAGCTGGAACTGGCCGGCCGCTGCGCGAAGTGGTGTTGAAGGCCGGCGATACTCACGACCTGGTCTCACTCCGCCGCGCTGCCTTAGCGCGCGCGACGGAAGCTTACTTGCCCACCAAATGGCCCACGCCCGAAGTGAAGCAAGGTTCACTGGTGATTGTCGGCGGCGGTGGAATGCCGAAACCCGTTGCCGAAAAGTTTTTGGAACTGGCCGGCGGCCTTGACGCGCCGATTGTCGTCTTGCCCACCGCGCAAGAACCGGTAAAGCCCGAATTAGAAGGGGCGTTTCTCAAGCGACTCGGCGCGAAGAACATCATCGTCCTGCCGCAGACCAAGCGGGACGAAGTGGAATCGGCGGCCGTCATCGAGGCTCTCTCCACGGCCAAGGGGGTCTGGTTCGGTGGTGGTCGGCAATGGAAATTTATCGATGCCTATGCCGGAACCAAAGTCGAACCGCTGCTGCGCGAAGTGATTGCCCGTGGCGGTGTCATCGGGGGCAGCAGTGCAGGGGCGACGATTCAAGGTGACTACCTTTGCCGCGGCAGCCCGCTCGGCAATCTCGAAATGATGGCTGAGGGTTACGAGCGCGGCCTCGGCTACCTGCCGGGCGTCGCCATCGACCAGCACTTTGCCCAGCGCAAGCGGTTCGGCGATATGACCCAGCTGATGAAGTTCCAACCGCAATTGCTCGGCATCGGCATCGACGAAGCCACCGCCCTCGTCGTCCGCGGCAGCACCGCCGAAGTTCTCGGCAACAGCGAAGTCCACTTTTACGACTATCGAAGCGGCGAACCCAGCGGCGAGAAAGACTATCTCTCACTCAAGTCCGGACAGAAGTTTGATTTGGCGGAACGGAAGTTGGTGGAGTAG
- a CDS encoding ABC transporter ATP-binding protein gives MTAATTLPASPVRPATTDEVVIETRTLTKVYKDFWGRAKVRALNALDLEIRRGEIFGLLGPNGSGKSTTIKLVLGLLFPTNGRALVFGKEATEVTKNERIGYLPEESYLYKFLNAEETLDFYGRLFNMPSQVRKDRINELINMVGLNWARRRQLREYSKGMTRRIGLAQALINDPELLLLDEPTSGLDPIGTREMKDLILKLRDQGKTIVMSSHLLPDVQDVCDRIAILHQGELKELGRVDELLTVQDVMQLRARNVTPECEAELRAVLARHNTELLAVERPTLSLEELFLNIVRESEARPGKRAPNS, from the coding sequence ATGACTGCTGCTACTACGCTGCCGGCATCGCCGGTTCGCCCCGCCACTACCGATGAAGTGGTGATCGAAACCCGCACCCTCACCAAGGTTTACAAAGACTTTTGGGGCCGGGCCAAAGTGCGAGCCTTAAATGCCTTGGACCTGGAAATTCGCCGTGGCGAAATCTTTGGTCTCCTCGGGCCGAACGGTTCCGGCAAGTCGACCACCATCAAGCTCGTCCTTGGGCTTCTTTTTCCGACCAATGGCCGGGCTTTGGTCTTTGGCAAAGAGGCGACCGAAGTCACCAAGAACGAGCGGATCGGCTATCTGCCCGAAGAGTCGTATCTCTACAAGTTTTTGAACGCCGAAGAGACGCTCGACTTTTACGGTCGGCTGTTCAACATGCCGTCGCAGGTCCGCAAGGACCGCATCAACGAATTGATCAACATGGTGGGGCTCAACTGGGCCCGGCGCCGTCAGCTGCGGGAATATTCGAAGGGTATGACCCGCCGCATCGGTCTGGCCCAAGCGCTGATTAACGATCCTGAGCTGCTTCTGCTCGACGAACCGACCTCCGGTCTCGATCCCATCGGCACGCGCGAGATGAAGGACTTGATTCTCAAGCTTCGCGATCAAGGCAAGACGATCGTCATGAGCAGCCACTTGCTGCCCGATGTGCAGGATGTCTGCGATCGAATCGCGATTTTGCATCAAGGCGAATTGAAAGAGCTTGGCCGTGTCGATGAACTCCTCACCGTGCAGGACGTGATGCAGTTGCGGGCCCGGAATGTCACGCCCGAGTGCGAAGCGGAACTGCGGGCGGTTCTCGCCCGGCACAATACCGAGCTGCTGGCCGTCGAGCGGCCGACGCTGTCGCTCGAAGAGTTGTTCCTCAATATCGTGCGCGAAAGCGAAGCCCGACCGGGCAAGCGAGCCCCGAACTCGTAA
- a CDS encoding plasmid stabilization protein — MPRGDKSKYTDKQKRQAEHIADSYEDRGTPKKTAKARAWATVNAMTGGGKKSGSGVGKKVNKAPAKKGGKKGGAAAAARPKAARVKSAKKAAATRARRKKT, encoded by the coding sequence ATGCCCCGCGGTGATAAATCCAAATACACCGATAAGCAGAAGCGGCAAGCTGAGCACATTGCCGACAGCTACGAAGATCGCGGCACTCCGAAGAAAACCGCCAAGGCCCGCGCTTGGGCTACTGTCAATGCCATGACTGGCGGCGGCAAGAAGTCTGGCTCGGGTGTGGGCAAAAAGGTAAACAAAGCCCCGGCGAAAAAGGGTGGCAAGAAAGGTGGCGCGGCCGCCGCTGCTCGTCCCAAAGCGGCCCGGGTAAAGTCTGCCAAGAAGGCAGCAGCCACGCGCGCGAGACGAAAGAAGACGTAG